One stretch of Serinicoccus hydrothermalis DNA includes these proteins:
- a CDS encoding 1,4-dihydroxy-2-naphthoate polyprenyltransferase has translation MATLAQWIEGARPRTLPAAVAPVLVGTAAAHALGHAELGYAVLALCVALGFQVGVNYANDYSDGIRGTDEDRVGPVRLVGQRLAEPANVRTAAFAAFFGAGLAGFALVALSGAWLLLVLGLACLWAAWHYTGGDNPYGYRGWGEVMVFVFFGLVAVLGTTWTQAHALDLGALGGALGCGALASAILVTNNLRDLEGDRAAGKRTLAVRLGFRRTRRLYLGLVVGAFVAVLLAAVAHQWALLGLLAAPLAWRPTRLVTSDAWGPALLPALAQTGLLQLGYAVALSLGLALS, from the coding sequence ATGGCAACCCTCGCCCAGTGGATCGAGGGGGCGCGCCCACGCACGCTCCCCGCCGCCGTCGCGCCCGTCCTCGTCGGCACCGCGGCGGCGCACGCGCTCGGCCACGCCGAGCTCGGGTATGCCGTCCTCGCGCTCTGCGTGGCGCTGGGCTTCCAGGTCGGCGTCAACTACGCCAACGACTACTCCGACGGCATCCGCGGCACCGACGAGGACCGGGTGGGCCCGGTCCGGCTGGTCGGGCAGCGGCTGGCCGAGCCGGCCAACGTCCGGACCGCCGCCTTCGCCGCCTTCTTCGGCGCCGGTCTGGCGGGCTTCGCCCTCGTGGCGCTCTCCGGGGCCTGGCTGCTGCTGGTGCTCGGGCTGGCCTGCCTCTGGGCCGCCTGGCACTACACCGGCGGCGACAACCCCTACGGCTACCGCGGCTGGGGCGAGGTCATGGTCTTCGTCTTCTTCGGCCTGGTCGCCGTGCTCGGCACCACATGGACTCAGGCCCACGCCCTCGACCTCGGGGCCCTGGGCGGCGCGCTCGGCTGCGGCGCACTCGCGAGCGCGATCCTCGTGACCAACAACCTGCGCGACCTCGAGGGCGACCGGGCCGCGGGCAAGCGCACCCTCGCGGTCCGGCTGGGCTTCCGCCGGACGCGCCGGCTCTACCTCGGGCTCGTCGTGGGCGCCTTCGTCGCCGTCCTGCTCGCGGCAGTGGCCCACCAGTGGGCGCTGCTCGGGCTGCTCGCTGCCCCGCTCGCCTGGCGCCCGACCCGGCTGGTGACCAGCGATGCCTGGGGCCCGGCCCTGCTCCCCGCCCTGGCGCAGACCGGCCTGCTCCAGCTCGGGTATGCCGTCGCGTTGTCCCTGGGGCTGGCCCTCTCCTGA
- a CDS encoding DUF4229 domain-containing protein: protein MIAARYSVMRVLIFVGFFALFRLVRLDVIWAAVAAAVVSMVVSYFLLAPDRQRMAAGLERRVEDRVAKRRAQAEAERVDEED from the coding sequence GTGATCGCCGCGCGCTACTCGGTGATGCGCGTGCTGATCTTCGTCGGCTTCTTCGCGCTCTTCCGGCTGGTGCGCCTCGACGTCATCTGGGCCGCGGTGGCTGCGGCGGTGGTCTCGATGGTCGTGTCCTACTTCCTGCTCGCGCCGGACCGGCAGCGTATGGCCGCGGGGCTGGAGCGCCGCGTCGAGGACCGCGTCGCGAAGCGGCGGGCCCAGGCCGAGGCCGAGCGGGTCGACGAGGAGGACTGA
- the ccsB gene encoding c-type cytochrome biogenesis protein CcsB encodes MTNDSLAQASDLAIWGAIVVLVPAMLAFLVHLASSGAAAQRRVERREPVAVGAGGPSVAAGTADLDLGAADAGPAKPAGSSRRWGVIGLQLTFLATFLTVAGTVLRGVSVGRAPLGNMYEFALVTASFALVIYSGWSLRKDRLWLGAFVTLPVLVILGAAKVAWYTEASQLMPALNSIWLIIHVTIAILSTALFTIGAALATAYLLRDRAETRGRVRGWIAALPEAARLERITYGIHIVAFPLWTFTLIAGAIWAEQAWGRYWGWDPKEVWTFIIWVVYAAYLHARATSSWSTRRATWVALVGFGCVIFNYVGVNLLMTGLHSYSGVAT; translated from the coding sequence ATGACGAACGACAGCCTGGCGCAGGCCAGCGACCTCGCGATCTGGGGCGCCATCGTGGTGCTCGTGCCGGCCATGCTGGCCTTCCTGGTGCACCTCGCCTCCTCCGGCGCGGCGGCGCAGCGACGCGTCGAGCGACGTGAGCCGGTGGCCGTCGGGGCCGGCGGCCCGTCGGTCGCGGCCGGGACCGCGGACCTCGACCTCGGAGCGGCCGACGCCGGTCCGGCCAAGCCGGCCGGTTCCTCGCGGCGCTGGGGCGTCATCGGGCTGCAGCTGACCTTCCTGGCCACCTTCCTCACCGTCGCCGGGACCGTCCTGCGCGGGGTCTCGGTGGGCCGGGCGCCGCTGGGCAACATGTACGAGTTCGCGCTGGTCACCGCGAGCTTCGCGCTCGTGATCTACTCCGGCTGGAGCCTGCGCAAGGACCGGCTGTGGCTCGGTGCCTTCGTCACGCTGCCGGTGCTGGTCATCCTCGGCGCGGCCAAGGTGGCGTGGTACACCGAGGCCTCCCAGCTCATGCCGGCGCTCAACAGCATCTGGCTCATCATCCACGTGACCATCGCCATCCTGTCGACCGCGCTGTTCACGATCGGGGCAGCCCTGGCGACGGCATACCTGCTGCGCGACCGCGCCGAGACGCGGGGGCGGGTGCGCGGCTGGATCGCGGCGCTGCCCGAGGCGGCGCGGCTGGAGCGGATCACCTACGGCATCCACATCGTCGCCTTCCCGCTGTGGACCTTCACCCTCATCGCCGGCGCGATCTGGGCCGAGCAGGCGTGGGGCCGCTACTGGGGCTGGGACCCCAAGGAGGTGTGGACCTTCATCATCTGGGTGGTCTACGCCGCCTACCTGCACGCCCGGGCGACGAGCAGCTGGAGCACCCGCCGGGCCACCTGGGTGGCGCTCGTCGGCTTCGGCTGCGTCATCTTCAACTACGTCGGCGTCAACCTGCTCATGACCGGCCTGCACTCCTACTCCGGGGTGGCCACGTGA
- the resB gene encoding cytochrome c biogenesis protein ResB produces the protein MTTDQRQRIEPSYPKDRTALGGPRLGPLGWARWVWRQLTSMRTALILLLLLAVATVPGSVFPQRSVDPVRVRQYFEDSPTRAEWLDRFGMFEVYSSPWFASIYLLLMISLIGCVLPRMRQHARSLRAQPPRAPARLSRMPVHRRVELDAEPEMVLAAARETLGRRRFRLRDAEDGVLVVSAEKGYLKEAGNLLFHIALLGVIVAVAAGHLFGWRGEIIIKEGESWTSGAGTYDTLNLGPLVDETDVPTFTVRLDDLQVEFESEAQGAQFGQPRIFEGLATVERAGEEPRQRSFGVNNPLSVDGTSLYLLGNGYAPVVTVRDDAGDILFSDAVTFLPQDNTYGSDGVIKVPAADPGLGFAGGFLPTLDISEAGMTSSFPGLVDPALVLTAYEGDLFPEGRSQSVFSIDTESMDQVMQADGEPSRMLLRPGDTLEIPGDRGTIELEGVVRWGGMLVRHDPGRLPALIFAGAALTGLVLMLAVRRRRVFVRVDVGGTLTGDGADPASRHTGLSIAALPKGTDPGLEALVKELLEQITTASGARVPERTTTTGGRDEDER, from the coding sequence ATGACGACCGACCAGCGGCAGCGGATCGAGCCGAGCTACCCCAAGGACCGGACCGCCCTCGGCGGACCCCGTCTGGGGCCGCTCGGCTGGGCGCGCTGGGTCTGGCGCCAGCTCACGAGCATGCGGACGGCGCTGATCCTGCTCCTGCTGCTCGCCGTGGCGACGGTGCCCGGCTCGGTCTTCCCGCAGCGCTCGGTCGACCCGGTCCGGGTGCGGCAGTACTTCGAGGACTCGCCGACCCGTGCGGAGTGGCTCGACCGGTTCGGGATGTTCGAGGTCTACTCCTCGCCCTGGTTCGCCTCCATCTACCTGCTGCTCATGATCAGCCTCATCGGGTGCGTGCTGCCCCGGATGCGCCAGCACGCCCGGTCGCTGCGCGCGCAGCCGCCCCGGGCGCCCGCCCGGCTGAGCCGGATGCCGGTCCACCGGCGCGTCGAGCTGGACGCCGAGCCGGAGATGGTCCTCGCGGCGGCCCGGGAGACGCTGGGGCGGCGCCGCTTCCGGCTGCGGGACGCCGAGGACGGCGTGCTCGTGGTGTCGGCGGAGAAGGGCTACCTCAAGGAGGCCGGCAACCTGCTCTTCCACATCGCGCTGCTCGGGGTCATCGTCGCGGTGGCGGCGGGGCACCTCTTCGGCTGGCGCGGGGAGATCATCATCAAGGAGGGCGAGTCCTGGACCTCCGGCGCGGGGACCTACGACACGCTCAACCTCGGCCCGCTCGTCGACGAGACCGACGTCCCCACCTTCACGGTGCGCCTGGACGACCTGCAGGTGGAGTTCGAGAGCGAGGCCCAGGGCGCGCAGTTCGGCCAGCCCCGCATCTTCGAGGGCCTGGCGACCGTCGAGCGGGCCGGCGAGGAGCCGCGCCAGCGCAGCTTCGGCGTCAACAACCCGCTGTCGGTCGACGGCACCTCGCTGTACCTGCTCGGCAACGGGTATGCCCCGGTCGTCACCGTGCGCGACGACGCCGGAGACATCCTCTTCTCCGACGCCGTGACCTTCCTGCCGCAGGACAACACCTACGGCTCGGACGGCGTCATCAAGGTGCCCGCGGCCGACCCCGGGCTCGGCTTCGCCGGCGGCTTCCTGCCGACCCTCGACATCAGCGAGGCCGGCATGACCTCCTCCTTCCCGGGGCTGGTCGACCCGGCGCTGGTCCTCACGGCCTACGAGGGCGACCTCTTCCCCGAGGGACGCTCGCAGTCGGTCTTCTCCATCGACACCGAGTCGATGGACCAGGTCATGCAGGCCGACGGCGAGCCCAGCCGGATGCTGCTGCGCCCCGGCGACACCCTCGAGATCCCGGGCGACCGCGGCACCATCGAGCTGGAGGGCGTCGTCCGGTGGGGCGGCATGCTCGTCCGGCATGACCCCGGCCGGCTCCCCGCCCTGATCTTCGCGGGCGCCGCGCTGACCGGGCTCGTGCTCATGCTCGCCGTCCGGCGGCGCCGCGTCTTCGTGCGGGTCGACGTCGGCGGCACCCTCACCGGCGACGGAGCAGACCCGGCGTCGCGGCATACTGGACTGAGCATCGCGGCCCTGCCCAAGGGCACCGACCCCGGCCTGGAGGCCCTGGTCAAGGAGCTCCTGGAGCAGATCACCACCGCGTCCGGCGCCCGGGTGCCGGAGCGAACGACCACCACCGGTGGACGAGACGAGGATGAGAGATGA
- a CDS encoding cytochrome c biogenesis CcdA family protein, which yields MSELVLTGPLLLAVGVAALAGVVSFASPCVLPLVPGFLGYLGGMAPGRPGGAGPARAGADPARGRLVLGAVLFVLGFTAVFLLMSVAISGLGLALVEHQRLLLRVGGAVVVALGLVMILQPGASWQLRWRPAAGLAGAPLLGVAFGLGFTACTGPALAAIQTLGTSILPGEGQLARAVVLGTAYSLGLGLPFVLVAAGLGWVSRASRWLRDRHLLIQRVGGTLLVVLGLLMVTGVWAGLTAWVQAHLVSGFETVL from the coding sequence GTGAGCGAGCTCGTCCTCACCGGTCCGCTGCTGCTGGCCGTCGGTGTCGCCGCGCTGGCGGGGGTGGTGTCCTTCGCCTCGCCCTGCGTCCTGCCGCTGGTCCCGGGCTTCCTCGGCTACCTCGGGGGTATGGCGCCCGGTCGCCCCGGTGGCGCCGGCCCGGCTCGGGCGGGGGCCGACCCGGCCCGGGGACGGCTGGTGCTGGGGGCGGTGCTCTTCGTGCTGGGCTTCACCGCGGTCTTCCTGCTCATGAGCGTGGCGATCTCCGGCCTCGGCCTGGCGCTCGTCGAGCACCAGCGGCTGCTGCTGCGGGTGGGTGGCGCCGTGGTGGTCGCGCTGGGACTGGTGATGATCCTGCAGCCCGGCGCCTCCTGGCAGCTGCGCTGGCGTCCCGCGGCGGGTCTGGCCGGGGCGCCGCTGCTCGGGGTCGCCTTCGGCCTGGGCTTCACCGCCTGCACCGGCCCGGCGCTCGCGGCGATCCAGACCCTCGGCACCTCGATCCTGCCCGGTGAGGGACAGCTCGCGCGGGCGGTGGTGCTGGGGACGGCATACAGCCTGGGTCTGGGCCTGCCCTTCGTCCTCGTCGCCGCCGGGCTGGGCTGGGTGAGCCGCGCCTCGCGCTGGCTGCGCGACCGGCACCTGCTCATCCAACGGGTCGGCGGCACGCTGCTCGTCGTGCTCGGCCTGCTCATGGTGACCGGGGTCTGGGCCGGGCTGACCGCCTGGGTGCAGGCCCACCTCGTCAGCGGCTTCGAGACGGTGCTGTAG
- a CDS encoding TlpA family protein disulfide reductase, producing MRAGARGVGLAAVLVLGLGACSDEGTSITEQMRQGDQKGYVAGDGTLEQLAPEERSDPVTLAGTTLEDEEWSLEQQRGEVVVVNVWGSWCGPCVAEVPELVEVETAFREAGEPVQFIGVNSRDTVPNALAFEEKYDIPYPSLQDDGGRTRAQLGSMAVATPTTLVLDGEGRLAARVSGEVDASTLTGMVEDVLGDGTVADGGGAGG from the coding sequence GTGAGGGCCGGCGCCCGCGGGGTCGGCCTCGCCGCGGTCCTCGTGCTGGGTCTGGGGGCCTGCAGCGACGAGGGCACGAGCATCACCGAGCAGATGCGGCAGGGGGACCAGAAGGGCTACGTCGCCGGTGACGGGACGCTGGAGCAGCTCGCGCCCGAGGAGCGCAGCGACCCCGTGACCCTGGCGGGCACCACCCTCGAGGACGAGGAGTGGAGCCTGGAGCAGCAGCGGGGCGAGGTCGTCGTCGTCAACGTGTGGGGCTCCTGGTGCGGCCCGTGCGTCGCGGAGGTCCCCGAGCTCGTCGAGGTCGAGACCGCTTTCCGCGAGGCGGGAGAACCGGTGCAGTTCATCGGGGTCAACTCGCGCGACACCGTCCCCAACGCCCTCGCCTTCGAGGAGAAGTACGACATCCCCTACCCCTCGCTGCAGGACGACGGCGGCCGCACCCGGGCCCAGCTCGGCAGCATGGCCGTCGCCACCCCCACCACCCTCGTGCTCGACGGCGAGGGACGGCTGGCCGCGCGGGTCAGCGGCGAGGTCGACGCCAGCACCCTCACGGGCATGGTCGAGGACGTGCTCGGCGACGGCACCGTCGCGGACGGCGGGGGAGCCGGCGGGTGA
- a CDS encoding histidine phosphatase family protein, with protein sequence MPGADGLPPEEGAPRALYDGTPVTLVHVVRHGEVHNPERVLYGRLPGYHLSELGQEMARATAEHLSGRPITHVVSSPLERARETAAPIAAAHDLEVATDPLLTESGNVFQGETLNRRMLADPRHWAAFVNPLRPSWGEPYSEIADRMRRALDEARGRAEGREAVMVSHQLPIWTLRRAVEGRRLWHHPRRRQCSLASVTTVLFHGQLPVRVMYAEPAGHLLAEAVDVTGEASEVAP encoded by the coding sequence ATGCCAGGAGCCGACGGACTGCCCCCCGAGGAGGGCGCCCCACGTGCCCTCTACGACGGCACACCGGTGACGCTGGTCCACGTCGTGCGGCACGGCGAGGTGCACAACCCGGAGCGCGTCCTCTACGGCCGGCTGCCGGGCTACCACCTCTCCGAGCTGGGGCAGGAGATGGCCCGGGCGACCGCCGAGCACCTGTCCGGTCGCCCCATCACCCACGTGGTCTCCTCACCGCTGGAGCGGGCGCGCGAGACCGCCGCGCCGATCGCGGCCGCGCACGACCTCGAGGTCGCCACCGACCCGCTGCTCACCGAGAGCGGCAACGTCTTCCAGGGGGAGACCCTCAACCGGCGCATGCTCGCCGACCCCCGTCACTGGGCGGCCTTCGTCAACCCCCTGCGCCCCTCCTGGGGCGAGCCCTACTCCGAGATCGCCGACCGGATGCGTCGCGCGCTGGACGAGGCACGCGGCCGGGCCGAGGGCCGGGAGGCGGTGATGGTCAGCCACCAGCTGCCGATCTGGACGCTGCGCCGCGCGGTGGAGGGGCGACGCCTCTGGCACCACCCGCGGCGGCGCCAGTGCAGCCTGGCCTCGGTGACGACGGTGCTCTTCCACGGGCAGCTGCCGGTGCGGGTGATGTATGCCGAGCCCGCCGGGCACCTGCTCGCGGAGGCCGTCGACGTCACCGGCGAGGCGAGCGAGGTGGCGCCGTGA
- a CDS encoding polynucleotide kinase-phosphatase: protein MSARTELAIPELSLVVLVGASGSGKTTFARRAFGPFETVSSDVCRALVSGDENDQSASADAFDLLHHLVGLRLRRGLLTVVDATNVTRAARADLVRLAREHDVLPVAIVLDVGADIAIERNRGRPERDFGEGPVRRHDRQLRKSLRGLSREGFRGVHVLRSPEEVDAAVVAREPLRSDFRDRTGPFDIVGDVHGCLEELVELLGVLGYAVSRDEHGAPVDAEHPDGRVLVFVGDLVDRGPDSVGVLRLAMGMAEAGHAMAVPGNHEAKLVRALDGAKVTVSHGLEVTLAELGRESEGFRRRVRDWCDGLVAHRVLDRGRLVVAHAGLKEAYHGRASGRVRAFALYGDTTGETDEFGLPVRYPWAEDYRGRAAVVYGHTPTPRLEWINNTLCLDTGAVFGGQLSALRWPERETVQVSARAVHHEPARPFATEATGRGEDELRLTDVTGRRHVETEQLGRVLVTEESAAGALEVMSRFALHPRQVPYLPPTMAPVGSSRRPGFLEHPDEAFAQYAAWGVEEVVCQEKHMGSRAVVHLAPDGGAVYTRTGRAFFEPHLQQELLSRLGAAWVASGLAADLGGDDVLLDAELLPWSAKAEGLVREQYAAVGAAARLALPAAVDTLATAAGRGLDVGELLTRTRERAANAGAFDAAWQRYVWPTEGLDGVQLAPFQVLAAGGQVRAGEDHLWHLGVADRLVEADPGLVRPTRRLVVDTASPDSCAAGVRWWEELAASGGEGMVVKPAQGVARARGKLVQPGLKVRGRDYLRLVYGPDYTLPEHLERLRERHLGHKRALALREHALGLESLARWAREEPLWRVHEAVFAILALESEPVDPRL from the coding sequence GTGAGCGCGCGGACCGAGCTGGCGATCCCCGAGCTGAGCCTCGTCGTCCTCGTCGGCGCCTCCGGGTCGGGCAAGACGACCTTCGCCCGCCGCGCCTTCGGCCCCTTCGAGACGGTCAGCTCGGATGTCTGCCGTGCGCTGGTCAGCGGCGACGAGAACGACCAGTCAGCCAGCGCCGACGCCTTCGACCTGCTGCACCACCTCGTCGGTCTTCGGCTGCGCCGTGGGCTGCTCACGGTCGTCGACGCGACCAACGTCACCCGCGCGGCGCGTGCCGACCTGGTGCGCCTCGCTCGGGAGCACGACGTCCTCCCGGTGGCGATCGTGCTCGACGTCGGCGCCGACATCGCGATCGAGCGCAACCGCGGCAGGCCCGAGCGCGACTTCGGTGAGGGGCCGGTCCGCCGCCACGACCGCCAGCTCAGGAAGTCGCTGCGGGGGCTGAGCCGTGAGGGCTTCCGTGGGGTGCACGTGCTCCGCTCTCCCGAGGAGGTCGACGCCGCCGTCGTCGCCCGGGAGCCGCTGCGCAGCGACTTCCGGGACCGGACGGGGCCCTTCGACATCGTCGGCGACGTGCACGGCTGCCTCGAGGAGCTGGTCGAGCTGCTCGGGGTGCTGGGGTATGCCGTGTCCCGGGACGAGCACGGCGCGCCGGTCGACGCCGAGCACCCCGACGGCAGGGTGCTGGTCTTCGTCGGCGATCTCGTGGACCGCGGTCCCGACTCGGTCGGCGTGCTACGGCTGGCGATGGGCATGGCCGAGGCCGGGCATGCCATGGCCGTGCCCGGCAACCACGAGGCCAAGCTGGTGCGGGCGCTCGACGGGGCGAAGGTCACCGTGAGTCACGGGTTGGAGGTGACCCTGGCCGAGCTCGGGCGGGAGAGCGAGGGCTTCCGCCGTCGGGTCCGCGACTGGTGCGACGGTCTGGTGGCCCACCGGGTGCTCGACCGGGGACGCCTGGTCGTCGCGCACGCGGGTCTCAAGGAGGCCTACCACGGGCGCGCGTCGGGCCGGGTGCGAGCCTTCGCGCTCTACGGCGACACCACCGGCGAGACCGACGAGTTCGGCCTGCCGGTGCGCTACCCGTGGGCCGAGGACTACCGGGGCCGCGCCGCCGTCGTCTACGGCCACACCCCGACCCCGCGGCTGGAGTGGATCAACAACACCCTCTGCCTGGACACCGGCGCCGTCTTCGGCGGCCAGCTGTCGGCGCTCCGCTGGCCCGAGAGGGAGACGGTCCAGGTCTCCGCGCGCGCGGTCCACCACGAGCCGGCGCGGCCCTTCGCCACCGAGGCCACCGGGCGGGGCGAGGACGAGCTGCGACTCACCGACGTCACCGGTCGACGGCACGTCGAGACCGAGCAGCTGGGCCGGGTGCTGGTCACCGAGGAGTCGGCCGCGGGAGCCCTGGAGGTCATGAGCCGCTTCGCGCTGCACCCTCGCCAGGTGCCTTATCTGCCGCCGACCATGGCGCCGGTCGGTAGCTCCCGGCGACCGGGCTTCCTCGAGCACCCCGACGAGGCCTTCGCGCAGTATGCCGCGTGGGGCGTCGAGGAGGTGGTCTGCCAGGAGAAGCACATGGGCTCGCGCGCGGTCGTGCACCTGGCCCCCGACGGCGGCGCGGTCTACACCCGGACGGGCCGCGCGTTCTTCGAGCCGCACCTCCAGCAGGAGCTGCTCTCACGCCTGGGGGCTGCCTGGGTCGCCTCAGGTCTCGCAGCCGATCTGGGTGGCGACGACGTTCTGCTGGATGCCGAGCTGCTGCCGTGGTCGGCCAAGGCGGAGGGACTCGTGCGGGAGCAGTACGCCGCGGTCGGCGCTGCCGCCCGGCTCGCCCTCCCGGCGGCGGTCGACACGCTCGCGACCGCTGCGGGCCGGGGCCTCGACGTCGGGGAGCTGCTGACCCGGACGCGTGAGCGTGCCGCGAACGCCGGCGCCTTCGACGCGGCCTGGCAGCGCTACGTCTGGCCGACCGAGGGGCTCGACGGCGTGCAGCTGGCGCCTTTCCAGGTGCTCGCGGCCGGGGGTCAGGTCCGGGCCGGAGAGGACCACCTCTGGCACCTCGGGGTCGCGGACCGGCTGGTCGAGGCCGACCCCGGTCTGGTGCGGCCGACCAGGCGGCTGGTGGTGGACACCGCGTCCCCCGACAGCTGCGCCGCCGGGGTGCGGTGGTGGGAGGAGCTCGCGGCTTCCGGCGGCGAGGGCATGGTGGTCAAGCCCGCCCAGGGGGTCGCCCGGGCCCGGGGCAAACTCGTCCAGCCGGGCCTGAAGGTGCGGGGCCGCGACTACCTACGCCTGGTCTACGGACCGGACTACACCCTGCCCGAGCACCTGGAGCGGCTGCGGGAGCGGCACCTGGGGCACAAACGCGCCCTGGCTCTGCGAGAGCATGCCCTCGGGCTGGAGAGCCTGGCCCGGTGGGCCCGGGAGGAGCCGCTCTGGCGGGTGCACGAGGCGGTCTTCGCGATCCTGGCGCTGGAGTCGGAGCCGGTGGATCCGCGCCTGTGA